A stretch of Mesoplodon densirostris isolate mMesDen1 chromosome 7, mMesDen1 primary haplotype, whole genome shotgun sequence DNA encodes these proteins:
- the LOC132493335 gene encoding glutathione S-transferase P isoform X2: MPPYTIVYFPVRGRCEAMRMLLADQDQSWKEEVVTMETWPSLKGSCLYGQLPKFQDGDLTLYQSNAILRHLGRSLGLYGKDQREAALLDVVNDGVEDLRCKYGTLIYTNYHPSCSSDGSFPWAASGSAGVSRAIMDWTQDSASLPGRGTQSRSRRWQNCVRTRDIQPEVVPDPQLGEVRSTS, encoded by the exons A TGCCGCCGTACACCATCGTCTACTTCCCTGTTCGAG ggcgcTGCGAGGCCATGCGCATGCTGCTGGCCGACCAGGACCAGAGCTGGAAAGAAGAGGTGGTGACCATGGAGACCTGGCCTTCACTCAAGGGCTCCTGT CTGTACGGGCAGCTCCCCAAGTTCCAGGATGGAGACCTGACCCTGTACCAGTCCAATGCCATCTTGCGTCACCTGGGCCGCTCCCTCG GGCTGTATGGGAAGGACCAGCGGGAGGCGGCCCTGTTGGACGTGGTGAATGACGGCGTGGAGGACCTTCGCTGCAAATACGGCACCCTCATCTACACAAACTAC CACCCCTCATGCAGCTCTGACGGATCCTTCCCTTGGGCTGCTTCTGGCTCTGCGGGGGTGTCAAGAGCCATTATGGACTGGACACAAGACTCAGCCTCCCTGCCTGGGCGAGGGACCCAGTCAAGGAGTAGGCGATGGCAGAATTGCGTGAGGACAAGAGACATCCAGCCAGAGGTGGTCCCTGATCCGCAGCTGGGGGAGGTCAGGAGCACTTCCTAG
- the LOC132493335 gene encoding glutathione S-transferase P isoform X3, with the protein MPPYTIVYFPVRGRCEAMRMLLADQDQSWKEEVVTMETWPSLKGSCLYGQLPKFQDGDLTLYQSNAILRHLGRSLGLYGKDQREAALLDVVNDGVEDLRCKYGTLIYTNYISFADYNLLDLLRIHQVLASSCLDSFPLLSAYVARLSARPKLQAFLASPEHVNRPINGNRKQ; encoded by the exons A TGCCGCCGTACACCATCGTCTACTTCCCTGTTCGAG ggcgcTGCGAGGCCATGCGCATGCTGCTGGCCGACCAGGACCAGAGCTGGAAAGAAGAGGTGGTGACCATGGAGACCTGGCCTTCACTCAAGGGCTCCTGT CTGTACGGGCAGCTCCCCAAGTTCCAGGATGGAGACCTGACCCTGTACCAGTCCAATGCCATCTTGCGTCACCTGGGCCGCTCCCTCG GGCTGTATGGGAAGGACCAGCGGGAGGCGGCCCTGTTGGACGTGGTGAATGACGGCGTGGAGGACCTTCGCTGCAAATACGGCACCCTCATCTACACAAACTAC ATCTCCTTTGCCGACTACAACCTGCTGGACTTGCTTCGGATTCACCAGGTCCTGGCCTccagctgcctggactccttCCCCCTGCTCTCGGCCTATGTGGCCCGCCTCAGCGCCCGGCCCAAGCTCCAGGCCTTCCTGGCTTCCCCGGAGCACGTGAACCGCCCCATCAATGGCAACAGGAAACAGTGA
- the LOC132493335 gene encoding glutathione S-transferase P isoform X1 has protein sequence MPPYTIVYFPVRGRCEAMRMLLADQDQSWKEEVVTMETWPSLKGSCLYGQLPKFQDGDLTLYQSNAILRHLGRSLGLYGKDQREAALLDVVNDGVEDLRCKYGTLIYTNYEAGKEDYVKALPQHLKPFETLLSQNQGGQAFIVGNQISFADYNLLDLLRIHQVLASSCLDSFPLLSAYVARLSARPKLQAFLASPEHVNRPINGNRKQ, from the exons A TGCCGCCGTACACCATCGTCTACTTCCCTGTTCGAG ggcgcTGCGAGGCCATGCGCATGCTGCTGGCCGACCAGGACCAGAGCTGGAAAGAAGAGGTGGTGACCATGGAGACCTGGCCTTCACTCAAGGGCTCCTGT CTGTACGGGCAGCTCCCCAAGTTCCAGGATGGAGACCTGACCCTGTACCAGTCCAATGCCATCTTGCGTCACCTGGGCCGCTCCCTCG GGCTGTATGGGAAGGACCAGCGGGAGGCGGCCCTGTTGGACGTGGTGAATGACGGCGTGGAGGACCTTCGCTGCAAATACGGCACCCTCATCTACACAAACTAC GAGGCGGGCAAGGAGGACTATGTGAAGGCACTGCCCCAGCACCTGAAGCCTTTTGAGACCCTGCTGTCCCAGAACCAGGGCGGCCAGGCCTTCATCGTGGGCAACCAG ATCTCCTTTGCCGACTACAACCTGCTGGACTTGCTTCGGATTCACCAGGTCCTGGCCTccagctgcctggactccttCCCCCTGCTCTCGGCCTATGTGGCCCGCCTCAGCGCCCGGCCCAAGCTCCAGGCCTTCCTGGCTTCCCCGGAGCACGTGAACCGCCCCATCAATGGCAACAGGAAACAGTGA